TTCTTCCTTGCTGATATAATCCTGGCACGGTGCCGAACATTGCTTAATATGGTAATTTAAACAGGGGCGTTCCTTCCCGATGTCCCTTGGCAGGTTCCGGTTGCAGGTTCTGATCTGATAAAGCTTGTGGATCAGCTCAATGGTATTCTTCACCGCTCCTGCACTTGTATACGGTCCAAAATACTTGCTTTTATCCTTTTTCATATCCCTGGAAAATAAGATCCTTGGATAATCCTCGTACACGGTTACCTTGATATAGGGATAGGTCTTATCATCCTTTAGCATAGTATTGTAACGGGGACGGTGTTCCTTAATGAGATTGCATTCCAGCACAAGGGCTTCCAGCTCAGAGTCTGTTATAATGTATTCAAACCAGGCGATCCTGGACACCATTTGTTCAATTTTTGACGTCTTATTTCTGCTGCTTTGAAAATACTGCCTGACCCTGTTTTTTAAACTGATGGCTTTTCCCACATAGATGATTTCGTCCCGCTTGTCGTGCATGAGATACACGCCAGGCTGGGACGGCAGTTTTTTTAATTCTTCTTCTATATTAAATGACCTGTGGTCCACTGAAACAAATCACCTCAATCTTGATCCCTCGTATTTATTCTGCAGCTCCAGATACCTTTTCACCGCATAGTATTTCTCTTCAGGTTCAGAATCCGGCCTTCCGATCTCCATAATTTCGCAGATGGCCAGAAGCTCTTCTGCAGAAAACCGGTCCTTCCGGTCCTGAAGAACCTCCAGCTTCTCATGATACGTCCCTGCGTCAAGAAATGCAAGAAGATTCTTATTTTCGTGCATGGAGCCGGCCGAGGACAAGCTCTCCTGACTTTGGCTGCTGCCCAGGCCACTTCCTTCATTCTCTTCTTCCGGCTTCTTAAGACAAACTTTTGCCACAGGCTGCTCAGAATCCATATCCACCCTTTCAAACCTGTATTTCTGCTTTACCTCCGGATACTTTTCATGATCCACTTCACTGATGAACATGGTCAGCGGGCGGACATACGTTCCGAAGGTTCCATACAGTGCCTGATACACAACCATTTCTTCTCTTGTTTCGGAATGAACCGCAACGGTTATCACCTGGTACATCTTGTCTTTAAAATGCCGGTAGAAATCTCCTGGTCTGGGCGTTCTGTCCATGGCTTTCCTCACTTCCTAATCTCCCTGTCCGCCTGTGGTCACGATGACAACATCAGGCTTTATTCTGGTTTTCTTTTTATCTTCTTTCTTCGTCTCCTGCGGCCTTTCTGCTGCCGCCGTGCTTCCCTCAAGGCTCTTTTCTGCCTTCTCTTCTTTGCCTTCCGTCTGCGCCTCAGACGATAAATCCTTTGTTTCGGCAGCAGCCATGGAAGAGGTCTCCACCGTTTGCCTCATACTGGCAAGCTTTTCTGTTTCCTCTTTCGCTGCCTCAACACTTAAAAGGCCCTCCCAGGTATACCGGTTAGATGCGCTCCAGAGGATCCACTCATCATAGCCCGAATCATAGACTGCCTGAATCTGTGCCCTGACTTCCCCTGCCCCATAAGGAATATGGTGTTTCAGATAGGAAGCCGTGAAATCCTGGAGCCAGGGACGAACAATGGCCTGATGCTTCCCAGCCTGTCCGGCAGATTCTAAATCCTGTTTAGAAAGCTTAAGCGCCGCACGAATGGTACGGTAAGGCTCCATATCCGGATGATCGATGCCGAAGTTTCCGTCTCCGTAATGGGAAGGGTAGATCATGGGACAGATATAATCCAAATGGCATGCCATATCACTATAGATCTGTCCCACCGCCTCCGCATCCACCTTGCTTCCGATAATGGTGCCAAAGACATCTGCCGAAACAAAAATTTTCTGGGAAGACAGCTTGTCATATGCATACTGAATAAATTCCGTAATAATATCCGTTTTGGAACGGCCCCTGGTATCCTTTTCGTCAAATACCACCTGTTTCATGGAGCTGTCCGTAGAAAAACGGATGTAATCAAACTGAACCTCATCAAATCCGGCCTTGGAAGCCTGGGTTCCCACCTCCACCAGATAGTCCCATACTTCTGTCCGGTAAGGATTGACCCAGGCCAGTCCCTTGTTATCCCGGTGCAGGCTTCCATCCTTGTTCTTAAGTGCCCACTCCGGTTTTTTCTCAGCCAGATAAGGATCCCTGAATGCCACCACCCGGGCAATGGTATAAAGCCCCCTGGACTTTAACTCAGCCATGAGACTGTCAATATCCTTGATGTACTTTTCTGTGGCACCGATTTCATTCACCGTAGGTGCATCCTCCATGGCAAAGGTGATCCGTCCGTCGTCATTCTTCACGTCAATGACAACCGTATTGATCTCCGTGCCCTGGATCTTGTCCAAAATCGCCTGCATCCCCTCAGAGCCGGCCATGTAGCTGGAAATATAAATTCCCTTTACCTTAACCGGCTTCTTTCCCGGTAAAACGGAAACTTCCATGGGAAGCTGCCCGGATTCTTCTGTGCTCTGCTGAGATTCATCTGTTTTGCCGTCTGTTTCTGAAGGTTCGGAACTTCCTTTGTACCTGCTGCATCCGGAGGTCACCAATGAGAATGCAATTACTGCCAAAAGCCATCTTTTCATAATACTCCTGTTCACTTTCTTTATGGTTTCAGGTGTTTAATGTAATAAATATTTAACATTTTACCATAATTTGTAAAATTTTCCAACAAGAAAAAACACGCTTTGCAAGTTTTCCCGGTTGACGCGGCATTCGCCCTACGAAATAGGTCATAAGAAGATTTTCTTATGTACTGGCACAACGCAAATCTTCTCCTGCCTATTTCCCACGGCTCATTGCTCACTCAAATAAAAATTACATTCTCCGGATGCAGCTCTATTTAACCGAATCAAGCAGCGAAGCGGATTGCGAATATCCGCTTGACTTATATTATCCTCTCATTTCATAAGCTATGTATTCTTTCCCCAAATAATGCCCTCGCTTTTTCTTTGTATTATCCGCTTTTGTTTTCAGT
The nucleotide sequence above comes from Lacrimispora sp. BS-2. Encoded proteins:
- a CDS encoding DUF1653 domain-containing protein — translated: MRKAMDRTPRPGDFYRHFKDKMYQVITVAVHSETREEMVVYQALYGTFGTYVRPLTMFISEVDHEKYPEVKQKYRFERVDMDSEQPVAKVCLKKPEEENEGSGLGSSQSQESLSSAGSMHENKNLLAFLDAGTYHEKLEVLQDRKDRFSAEELLAICEIMEIGRPDSEPEEKYYAVKRYLELQNKYEGSRLR
- a CDS encoding putative glycoside hydrolase, whose protein sequence is MKRWLLAVIAFSLVTSGCSRYKGSSEPSETDGKTDESQQSTEESGQLPMEVSVLPGKKPVKVKGIYISSYMAGSEGMQAILDKIQGTEINTVVIDVKNDDGRITFAMEDAPTVNEIGATEKYIKDIDSLMAELKSRGLYTIARVVAFRDPYLAEKKPEWALKNKDGSLHRDNKGLAWVNPYRTEVWDYLVEVGTQASKAGFDEVQFDYIRFSTDSSMKQVVFDEKDTRGRSKTDIITEFIQYAYDKLSSQKIFVSADVFGTIIGSKVDAEAVGQIYSDMACHLDYICPMIYPSHYGDGNFGIDHPDMEPYRTIRAALKLSKQDLESAGQAGKHQAIVRPWLQDFTASYLKHHIPYGAGEVRAQIQAVYDSGYDEWILWSASNRYTWEGLLSVEAAKEETEKLASMRQTVETSSMAAAETKDLSSEAQTEGKEEKAEKSLEGSTAAAERPQETKKEDKKKTRIKPDVVIVTTGGQGD